The genomic segment GGCTGTACGTAAGCTTTACGATAAGTTAAAGGAGATTAACGCCCTCTATGTTATTGAGGAGGAATCAGCATATGAGGAAACGTAAATGATGTGCATTAAAGGAAACACCTACGTAGCATTAAATTGGAGGGATGCCTTCAGTAGGGTACCTGGCCATAACGTATTATATACGGTTAATGATACTGAGACTGATGAAGCCTACCCAGTGGTTAAGGGGAAGAGCATACTCCTCACTATTACCGGGTACTTGGATTCAAGCAAGTGGTTTCGCATTAATAAGTTGGTAAAGGGATCTGAGTGGGTGTTGATTAGACTGAGTAATCAATCACCAGTGATCCTTAAGGCCCTTAGCGTTTCCCTGAGCCATAGTAATGTGTCGTATATTGTGCAGCCCAACACCTACGTGGTGGTTCACGAGTACATTGATGGTGAATTCTACGTGGAGCCCATTAGGGATGAGGCGTCACCAATACTTCACATGCTCCTTAGGAATTCCAGGGTAATTAACCTATACATTCCTACTCACGGTAGTGTTGATGAACACTTAATCTACAGTATACCTATGGATAATGTCAGGAACGTGGTCTTCGACGATGTTGATACTGCCATTAGATTCATCGAGATTAATAGAGTACTATGCAGTGGCGGTAAGGTGAATTGCGAGTGCTCAAGTCCAATTGACTGCGCCTTAAACTGCAGGAGTATTGATGTTTCAGTGGATGCGTCAATAAGTTAAGTTACCTTAATGTGGTTTAATTAGGCTTAAGTATCGTTAAGTAAGCTTTATTAGCGTGCCCTCCGGGACTGAGCTAGTGTTAGCTGCATCTAATAAATTAGCGAAAAAACTGAGGGGTGCCGGGGGGTTAATTAGGAGTATTCTGGGTCCAGGTTGGTTAGTGATGCTTGCTGATGTTGATGCACCAAGCCTATTAACCGCAATGCAAAGTGGCTACTACTTAAGCTACCTAATGATACCATGGTTAATACTACTAACCATACCGCTCTACTTCATTCAGGAATTAACCATTAGGTTAGCCTTAGGTAGTGGTAGGGGTATTGGGGAGATTATTAAGGATAAGTACGGTAAGGGGGTTGCCTTATCCTCGCTTCTACTCATGATGCTTATTGATGGTGCAGCATACTTAGGTGAATACGCCTCAGTGGCTGCTGTTGGCTTAGCCCTAGGCATACCCGTCGTAGCATCAATACTACTCATATTAACCCTACACACAATCATAATACTCTTCAATGGATCATATAGGAGAATTGAGAATATACTCCTACTACTATCAACACTGATTCTAGTTTATCTAGCCGCATTCATAGTCATAGGCCTTAACCCCACAACCCTATACGAATCCACTGGGCTTATGCTTAACCCGATCTCATACACTGACACTAGTTACGTCAGCCTATTAGCAGCCAACATAGGGGCGGCAGTAATGCCTTGGATGCTGTACTACCAGTCATCCGCCATAGTGGATAAGGGTCTTAAACCCAGTCACTACACTCATGAGAGATTTGAGACCGCTGTGGGTGCTGTGGTCAGTGAATCACTGATGGTTGCAGGTGTCTTAATTGGTTATGGGCTTAGGGTTAAGGGTGGTTCCGTTGATGGTTTCCTAAGCGCCTTGAAGTCAATAAGGGTGGTAATGGGTAATTACTGGTTCTACACAGCGTCAATTGGGTTGATTGCGGCAGCAACCTTAGCAGTATTCGTGATAAGCATGGGCTTCGCCTACGGGTTAGGTGAGTACCTGGGTAGACCCAGTGGTTTTAGGCATAGGCTTAGGGACGCCAAGGTCTTCTACTTATTCTACCTCATTGAGGTTATTCCAGCTGCACTACTGGTTCTATTGTCAAGTAACTTAGCTAGCACGATAATTGACATAATGATTTTTAATTCAATAGCACTCTCAGTACCATTAATACTACTAATAAGGTTAACCTCAGACCGTGGGCTAGTGGGCTCTTACGCAATAGGTAGGTTTAGGGCACTGGCATTATACGTAATCACAGTAATAATACTAGTGCTTGGTATTTACGCGGCTGTGTTAACCTTTTAACAGCATTGGGGGTTAATGGACTTAGCCCTACTCACCAATTGCCTAATAGCCTCCTTAACCCTACCCCTAACCTCCTCCTCACTACTGCCTGAGGCTGATACCTCAACCTCCACCACGGGTTTATCAATCTCAATACCCTTAGGGTGACTCTTCACGTAGACTAAACCTGCGTTAAGCCTCATGACTTCATTAACCACTGGTGCCAGGGCACTCTCCATAATACCCCTCACCACCACTGACTCCTCGTAATAATACCTACCTGGAACCCTTAATTGCGGGAGAGCCTCATCAAGGATAGCCTCCATTTCAGCGGGTACACCTGGTAAGGTAAGGATCCTCTTCCCAGCGTACTCAATGTAGACACCTGGGGCTGTACCCACTGGGTTAGGCAGTGGCTTAGCTCCCTTAGGCATGTAAGCCATCTTAATCCTCTCCTTAGTTAACTCAACCCCAAGCCTATCATACTTACTCTTAACCATACTGAAGGCCTCCTGGTTTAACTCAAGCTCCAGGTTAAGGGCCTTAGCTAAGGCCTCAACTGTCTTATCATCGAAGGTTGGTCCAAGGCCCCCTGTTGACACTATTAAATCAGCCCTACTTAAACCATCCCTGAAGGCCCACACTATTTCATCAATTTCATCCGGTACAACAACCATTCTAATAACATCATAACCCGCGTAGGTGAGTACTCTACCAATGTGGGCTGCATTAGTGTTTATTGTCCTACCCTTAAGTATCTCATTACCTATGGTTATTACGTAAGCCCTCATAGATTCTGAAGGCTAAGAGGCTGGTATTAAAGATTCCTCATGCAATAATTAAGTAACCTTAATTGAGGTAGTCCACGAACGCGAAACCCTTATTAACTACAGGTGGAGTAAGCCTTGATTCTCATGGAATAGTGATTAAGGCTGAGGGATTAGGTAAGACATATGATGGTGTTAAGTGGGCCTTAAGGAACATTGACTTAAGCGTTAATCGAGGGAAGGTAGTCACCTTACTAGGCCCTAATGGTGCCGGTAAGACGACTCTAGTTAGGATACTTACCACTGAGCTTGAACCCACTACAGGTAAGTTAACCATACTTGGGGAGGATGCCTTAAGGAACCCTGAGAGGGTTAGGCCTAGGATAGCCTCAATACCCCAGGAGGCTAAGCCAATATACTTCGTGACACCGTATGAATTAGTCTTCTCCTACCTAGTCTTCAGGGGTTTCTCAATAAATGATGCTAAGGTTGAGGCCAGGAGGGCCCTTGAGGAACTTGACCTATGGAATGTTAGGAACAAGATAATGAATAACCTATCCGGCGGCTATAAGCGAAGGGCCTTAGTAGCCATGGCTCTCGCCAGTAATGCTGAGTTGGTTTTCATGGATGAACCAACCACCGGCCTTGACGTGTTCAGTAGGAGGAGTGTTTGGGATGCATTGGCTAGGCTTAAGGGTAATTCAACAGTAATATTGACTACGCATTACATCGAGGAGGCTGAGTTCCTGAGTGATGAAGTCTTCATAATGAACAATGGGGTAGTGGTGAGTAGGGGTACTGTTAGTGAATTATTAAATAAAGTTAACGGTGAGTACGTTGTTGAGGTTTACGGTATCAGTAAGCCAATATTCGAGGGTTACAGTTACGTTAAGTTAAATAACAGGTACTTGGTATACGTCGACACGAGTGAGGATTCATCATTAATAGCCAGTGAGTGCGCTAGAATGGGTGGGAAGGCATTAATGAGGAGGAAGACCCTTGAGGACGTTGTAATTAGGTTAATTGGAGGGTGGTATGAAGATGAATCTTCAGGAGATTTGGATTCAGATTAGGTCAGTATTAGTCTTCGCCTGGTTCTACGGATGGTTAGCTGTTGTTAGGGAGCCGTTCTGGTTAGTCTCCTCCCTACTGAGTCCATTATCCATTGTAATAATAATGACGATATTCGGTGGGGTACATTACATGAGCTTTGGACTACTGGGTGGATTAGCCATGGCTGTTAGCTCAAGTGGCGGATTCACAATAATAGGTGACGCCACTTACCTGAGGCTTGAGTTAAAGTACCAGTCAATGCTAATAAACACTAGGCTTAACCCAATATCCTACACCCTTGGTTTAGCCCTATCTGAATTAACCTACGCCCTACCAGGCCTAGCGGTATTCATTATACTGATGCAATTAATCATGCATATACCCGCATCCCTATACCTCCTAGTAATCCCAATACTGGCCCTTGAGTGGGTTGCGGCAAGCATGCTTGGCTTCACCTTATCCACGTTAATGAATGATGTTAGGTACGGTTGGTCCCTATCAGGCATATTAGGCTTCCTACTGGGTACACTACCCCCAGTCTTCTACCCAGCCTACCTACTACCCACACCATACATCGCCCTAGTATCCCCAGTCAGCATAGTATCCACGGTGCTTCAGTACATTATACTAAGGGTTAATTACCCACAGATGCTAATTAGGTTAAGCGTAATCCTACTGTTAGCCGAGACCGTGGTTTTCACAATACTTGCATTACGTAAATCCAGGTGGAGGAGCGTTTACTGAAGGTTTAACGCAGTATCTTAGTGTAGAGGGCTATTAGGACTAGGTTTATTGAGATGTTTATGAAGAAGAGCATGTAGAACATCATTATGAACGTTAAACTAAAGGCAACCATACTTAGGTACACTAGGTAAATGTTAATGAATAAATCCACAATTAACGTTAATAGCATAATCCTCTGAGCAAGCATGGGTTCAATATTAACTATAACGTAGATTAACTTAACAAGTGCAAATATTACGGCCATTATGAACATTAGTATCGGTATTATCACATATGGGAGGGCTAACGCATTAATACCATACAGGTACATTACCGCAACCACCATAGCTGTCTCAATCACCCTAACCACAGCCAATAATACATTGGGCTTAAGCATTAATGAACACTAAGGCGACCCTTTTTAAACATGAAGTTATAGCCACGTTAATGAAGGAGCCTAACCCATGGTGAATAAACTAATTCACTTTAAATACGCATTAATAGCATTATGGGCTTCATGGGGTCTTACAGTAAGGCCTTAAAATCACCTGCTTAGTCTATTATCACCCTCAGCGTAGTACTAGATGGCTCAGTAACCTACACTTCAAGTCCAAGGAACGATTAACCTCCTTAAGCACCTAATCCTGACCTCTTCCCTACTCCTTAGGATGAAGGGATTCCGCCGGAGTCTTGGATATTACCCTTTTATGGAGCATCCTTACTTAAGAATCAATTTTTATGCCGGGGTCACCAATCTGAAAACCACTACAGCATAGATTCCAAGTAGGCTGAAGGGGGTGTAAATGGTATTTGAAGAAGCATGAATAATATGCACCATACTAAGGATTATTGCTATTATTAACATGTTTATGGCTTAATATTAAAGCCTATTTGCTCCATATCCATATTTAAATAAACTCTCCGCTTCCCTGATTAATTACTAATCATGAAGCTTCCCCAATGGAACACTTTAATACTCATTTAGATTCAATATGCTGATGCGGGTTTTAATTTACTGGTCCATAGGCGGTATTGGCGGTATCCAGAGGATTTACACAATGTTAGCTAAAGCCTTAACAGAGTGTGGGCATTCTGTGACCATATTGACTAATAGGTCATTGAATCCCCTTGAGGTGACTGAGATGCATGGAGTGCATTTAAGCGGCGTCAACATTATTACTCCCCCACACCTCACTTGCATTAACCCATTGTGTGATGTGGTTAATTCAATTATTGGATCCAGTAAGCTTTATGGTTTAGTTAATGATTATGATGCAGTTTACATTGATGACTTGGCTCTAGGTTCATTAACCATAAATGAATTAATTAAGCATAGTGGACTCATATTCTACATGCATGGGTTAATTGATAGGGTTAAGATTTACGTACCCTTATCTAAACCCCATAGGATGTTCATTAATGCAATAACGGCGCTTAGAAGTAGCTATAGGCTAATTAGGGAGGCTAAGCTACTATTAGCTAATAGTGCATTCACATCATACGTGGCCTATAAGACAATTGGCATTAGGCCAAGGGTACTTCACCCACCAGTGGATACTGGGCTTGTGGCGAAGTTCAGGAGTAGCATTAGGGAGAATGCCGTAGTCTCCCTGGGTAGGCTCGGCGCCGCTAAGGGTCATGAATTCGCCATTAGGCTTATTCAAGGACTTAAGGAGAGGGGGATTGATGCTAAGCTATACATCATGGGTTCAGCCTCCGATGCAGCCAGTAGACTATATGCGCTTAGGTTAATTAACCTAGCTAAGAGGCTTAATGTACATGATAGGGTTACCTTAATACTTAATTCACCTTTAAGCAAGGTTTACTCAATACTCGGTAAATCCAAGGTCTTCGTGCAAGCCAAGTGGGGTGAACCCTTCGGCATAGTTGTGGTTGAGGCCATGGCGGCTGGCTCAGTACCCATAGTACCCAAGTCAGGTGGACCATGGCATGACATAGTGTTTTACGGTAAGTATGGGTATGGTTACAGTAACCTAAGTGAAGCTATTGATGCTGCTGAGGGCGTATTAACCAGTGATAGTGAATACGGTAAGCTCTCCGAGATAGTAATGAGGAGGGCTGAGGAATTCTCATATAATGTCTTTAAAAATAAGGTATGCAGATTCCTGGATGAATTAGGTAATTAAAGTAGGATAATTTCATTACCCTCTAAGTCTCTAGGTTAGTCCCTGCATCAACCTGAGCCTAGGTAATGTAGATTAATGTGGAAAAACTTAAATAAAAGTGAAGACATAATTTTATTACAATGCTTAGTCCATTTATCCATCATACCAAGGAAAACACCACCAATAGAGGTGTACCACTTCGTTTCAACACAGTAGAACCGAAACATGTAACATGGGGACTAGGCCTAATAAATGCTAATAAACCATTAATCACCACCTCCAAGAGGCCTATTCAAACTCCTCCATGTAATCAACCACCTACGCAACAGACAGAGAATGAGGGAGCTTCACAGTTAATGTCATACTATCAACAATTACATCTCCTCCCATGTTTAATCGGCATCTCTAATCCACCTCCATCTGGTTACGCACGTAAAGGCAGGACGAGGAAGAATAGAGAGATAATGGAGATTGTGCTGCTTTAATCCTAATGTTATCTTTTATCTCTTCTTTACTAGTGAAAATTTTGTAGTTTCCTTGTGTAGGCTTATTGTTTGTACCGCGATAGTAAGTAGTTAGCCTTATTAAGCATCTTCATTAGTCTCAGTGAATGTCCTCAGTAGTCTTATCCATAATTACTAGGAATGGGGCGTTGAAGGGTGATGTATTCAGGTTAATGTTATTATCGACGCTTCAAATACCTTATAAGGCAATTATACTTATTGATGATAGTGATAATGATAAGACGCTTAATGTTGTTAAATCATTTGCTAATGAGAATAATAAGGAGCTTCTTGCATCAAGATCAAACACACATGGTGGTAGGGCCACTAGGGCAATTGGTAGGCAAACAGCCTTTGACTTATTCCTAAGAAACTTCATTGAAGGCATGCTTATTCAACTTGATGATGATGTAATACTCATGAATGGGTGGTGGAGTGCTGTTACTGATTCATTATCAGATGAAAGGATTGGATTATACTATGGTTTAACATATGATGTAAATGACTTAAACTCACTAAGCACCAGTAACGTTAACATACAGGCAGTGTTGATTAATGCATTGGAGAGGGGTAGGACTAATGACTTCGCCATTAGAAGAGACGCCTTAAGCGCAATTGAAGGCAGGTTCGGTGCAATACCCCCTGAATTGCATCTCTACGAGGATGCATGGATTTGGAGGGCTATTCAGTGCGCTGGTTACGGTATAGTAATAGGCTTAATTGGGGCCTTCCAGCATGATCCAGTGAAGCTGAGTGGACTTGGTGACATCAACGTCGACATAAAGTACCTTAAATTAGCTTCAAGATACGGCATAGTCCAATCAGTAAATCCCTTAAATGATTCACTTAGATTACTAGCACCACTACTAAGGTTACCTAGCATGGTGGCTAAATATGGTTTAACCAGGGGCGTTAAGGAGACGTGGTTCAGAATACTCTACAGGTATGCGAAAATAAAGGGAACCTTAACATTCAACTGTAGTAAACTTAATTCAAGGGGATTAAAAATCCCTTAAACTCTAGGGATTCCTGCCTCTTAATCTTAAGCATAGGTTCACTTAGATAGAGTTAATTCGATAATACATGTAAATAGGTTCCATTGAGCTAGAGCATTGTCATCATGGAGGCTACCTGGTTGCTGTAATTCTAGTTGCATTTGATACAATGGGATATGTGGATTAGGGTTATTAACTTAGCTTATGAATGGATATGTTCCTTGTAGCAGTCACTTATAGTGCTTCTTCATATCCTCGTTAAACGGTAGGTTCAGTATTTCATCAATAACCTCCCTCGCCTGTTCAGTGCTCTTGGTCCTTGGGTCGAACATCAATGCTTCAATAAGTAACTCCTTGCTACCAGCTAAGTAGGCTTCAAGTGCCCTCTCAGTGACGGCTATTCTAGGGTACCATACGTATGAGTACATTTTATTTGGTACATTCTCAATGGCCTCAGGCCTAATTACCTCACCCTTAACGTACACCGGCGCCTCAACTATGGCGTCGCTTGGTAGTCTAGGTAATACGCCATTATTGGGTATGTTTAGTATCATTCTCCTCTCAACGTTATTAACAACACTATCTATGAAATCAATAATCTGCTCACCACTCTTAACCGGTGGATAAGCCTCAGTGGCCTTAATGCTTGGGTTGAATGCAGCATTCTCCAACTTAGCCTCAGCCTCCTGATTCCTAAGCATCCTAATCCCCCACCCTACCTCAGAATCAACACCACCAATGGGTCCATACCAATATATCTTGGTTTTAAGATCCCTATGGTACTTCCACGTCCCACTCCTAGCCGTGTCACCAAGTGGGTATAGGCCGTAGAGTCTATACATGTCCACAGCAGCCCTACTCAAGGTCTCTTCCCATGGGCCAGGCACGTAACTAGCCCAGAATTCCTCAGCCTTCTTCTCAATCCACTCATCAATCAAGTGGTAGGCGTCTTCACCATTATACTTAAACCTAGTTAGAAACACCACGTGATTTAAGCCAACCGCCTGCCACTCAATCCTCCTCATATCAAGTTTCAACGCCTTCTCAACCAATAATCTAACACCGCCGGGCGCTCCATGGCAGTAACCAATAATTTTAAGCTTAGGATACTGCCTATGTACTAAAGTTGTTGTTTCGAGAACTGGGTTGGAGACTTGAATTAACCAAGCATCCCTATTAATCTCATCCATTATGCCTGCTATTTTCAACGCCACATTATACTGCTTAAACCCGGTTAATGATGGGTAGCAGCACACCATATTCCACTCAGTTGCATCAATACCCCTATAGTACCCATGCCTCTCAGCAGCCTCAACCTGAATGCCCCAGTGATCGTAACCTATTGCGAAGGCTAGGTTAATTACGAAGGAGGCGCCTTCAATACAAGCCTTAGTATCAGTGGTTCTTTCTAGATTAATGGGTACCTTAAGTTCATCGAAATACTTCCTGGCCAGCATGTAGCTTCTAGCTAATCTATGTTCATCAATATCCATTAGGGTTAGTGTGATTCCATGAATACTCTTTGTTAATGCAATATCCCTAAGTATACTTGCTATAAACGTATGACTGCCTCCACCTATTATACAAATCTTTATGTTCTTAATTTGTTCGCTCATAGTTACTGCGTTACAGGTGCCCTTAAATAAGCATGTAGTAGAACACTTACGATACTGAACATGTTTAAGGATAATAATATTGATATGCATTAAAATGAGTAAACCTGGGGTTAGATGTAATATAACTATAAGTGAAGGTTATTCATTGAGTTATGGTTTATTGGCTCATCTGAGTTGAGTATTACTTAGTGTTTTTATAATGGGGATGAGGGTTAATGCGCCTAGACATAATACTGGTAGCCTTAATTACTCAATGTGCCTCTCCAGCCAGCTTAATGCTAATTCAATCCACTTAGCCACAGGGGGATTAACATGCTGGGGATTTGAGGCAGTGGTTTTATCAGCCAGTGAGAGTCCGTGAACTCCCTTTTCAAAGACGTGGAATTCAAAGGGCACCTTATTTCTGGCTAATGCGTTAACGTAACTTATTATGCTCTCCACGGGAACTACATCATCATCCGCAGTAGTCCATATGAATGTTGGGGGAGTATTCTCATCAACATGGTATGTTGCGCTTAATTCCCTTAAATCATCCTCAGTGAATTTACCTGAGCCTAAGGCTAGAGACATCATTTTAAATAACACCCCCGCGGCTGGGGTGTTTCTATTATTCTTAGTTACCTCATTCATTACCGCGAAGTCCACAACAGGGTAGGCCAGTATTACCGCTGATGGTTTAAGGGTATCCTTAGGGGCATTAACCAGCTTACTTAACCAATCCCTATGCCAATTAACACTGTATAAAGCCGCCACGGTTCCTCCAGCTGAGAATCCTATTATTGCAATCCTACCGGGGTCTATATTCCACTTATCCGCATTACGCCTAATGCTCACCACGGCGTTGGCTAATTCAATAACCACGTCAGGGTACACTTTGCTAACACCCATGCTTTCAGTGGAGTACCTTAATACGAAGGCGTGGTAACCCCTTGAAAGGAATATTGAGGCCACGGGTTCAGCTTCCCTATCAGATGTGCGTACGAATCCTCCCCCAGGGCAAATAATGATTGCCGGTCTCCTTCCCCAAGATATTTCAGGGGATGTATCAAGGATGTATGATGTTAATGTAACTGGTCTATCATCCCTAAGCCTAATAACCTCAATTCTCATAGTGCGCTTAACCACGGTTCACTTATAAGTATTGTATTTATTCAGGTTAAGGCATTTGTAAGTTAAGTCACCTTATAGGGTTAATTAATAACATGATTTAAGTTAATTCAATCACATTCAGTGAATAATCTATTGGGTTACATCTATGGTTACTGACTTCTCCCCCTCGGGCACTGCCACTGAAACCACCTGCTTCCCTGCCTCATGTAGCTTCACCGTGAAGTTCACTATCCTCTCCTCACCTGGATCCAAGTACACTCTATGCTCCTCAATCACCCTACCATTAACCTTAAGCGTAATGGGTACTAGGTCACCTACTTTACCTTCATTTCTTAACGTGGCCTTAACCCTAATTGATTCACCAGCCTTAACATTGACCTTATCAGCATTAACACTCGTCACGCTCACAATACCCTTAACCA from the Caldivirga maquilingensis IC-167 genome contains:
- a CDS encoding NRAMP family divalent metal transporter, whose translation is MPSGTELVLAASNKLAKKLRGAGGLIRSILGPGWLVMLADVDAPSLLTAMQSGYYLSYLMIPWLILLTIPLYFIQELTIRLALGSGRGIGEIIKDKYGKGVALSSLLLMMLIDGAAYLGEYASVAAVGLALGIPVVASILLILTLHTIIILFNGSYRRIENILLLLSTLILVYLAAFIVIGLNPTTLYESTGLMLNPISYTDTSYVSLLAANIGAAVMPWMLYYQSSAIVDKGLKPSHYTHERFETAVGAVVSESLMVAGVLIGYGLRVKGGSVDGFLSALKSIRVVMGNYWFYTASIGLIAAATLAVFVISMGFAYGLGEYLGRPSGFRHRLRDAKVFYLFYLIEVIPAALLVLLSSNLASTIIDIMIFNSIALSVPLILLIRLTSDRGLVGSYAIGRFRALALYVITVIILVLGIYAAVLTF
- a CDS encoding nicotinamide mononucleotide deamidase-related protein; protein product: MRAYVITIGNEILKGRTINTNAAHIGRVLTYAGYDVIRMVVVPDEIDEIVWAFRDGLSRADLIVSTGGLGPTFDDKTVEALAKALNLELELNQEAFSMVKSKYDRLGVELTKERIKMAYMPKGAKPLPNPVGTAPGVYIEYAGKRILTLPGVPAEMEAILDEALPQLRVPGRYYYEESVVVRGIMESALAPVVNEVMRLNAGLVYVKSHPKGIEIDKPVVEVEVSASGSSEEEVRGRVKEAIRQLVSRAKSINPQCC
- a CDS encoding ABC transporter ATP-binding protein — its product is MIKAEGLGKTYDGVKWALRNIDLSVNRGKVVTLLGPNGAGKTTLVRILTTELEPTTGKLTILGEDALRNPERVRPRIASIPQEAKPIYFVTPYELVFSYLVFRGFSINDAKVEARRALEELDLWNVRNKIMNNLSGGYKRRALVAMALASNAELVFMDEPTTGLDVFSRRSVWDALARLKGNSTVILTTHYIEEAEFLSDEVFIMNNGVVVSRGTVSELLNKVNGEYVVEVYGISKPIFEGYSYVKLNNRYLVYVDTSEDSSLIASECARMGGKALMRRKTLEDVVIRLIGGWYEDESSGDLDSD
- a CDS encoding ABC transporter permease, which codes for MNLQEIWIQIRSVLVFAWFYGWLAVVREPFWLVSSLLSPLSIVIIMTIFGGVHYMSFGLLGGLAMAVSSSGGFTIIGDATYLRLELKYQSMLINTRLNPISYTLGLALSELTYALPGLAVFIILMQLIMHIPASLYLLVIPILALEWVAASMLGFTLSTLMNDVRYGWSLSGILGFLLGTLPPVFYPAYLLPTPYIALVSPVSIVSTVLQYIILRVNYPQMLIRLSVILLLAETVVFTILALRKSRWRSVY
- a CDS encoding glycosyltransferase — translated: MRVLIYWSIGGIGGIQRIYTMLAKALTECGHSVTILTNRSLNPLEVTEMHGVHLSGVNIITPPHLTCINPLCDVVNSIIGSSKLYGLVNDYDAVYIDDLALGSLTINELIKHSGLIFYMHGLIDRVKIYVPLSKPHRMFINAITALRSSYRLIREAKLLLANSAFTSYVAYKTIGIRPRVLHPPVDTGLVAKFRSSIRENAVVSLGRLGAAKGHEFAIRLIQGLKERGIDAKLYIMGSASDAASRLYALRLINLAKRLNVHDRVTLILNSPLSKVYSILGKSKVFVQAKWGEPFGIVVVEAMAAGSVPIVPKSGGPWHDIVFYGKYGYGYSNLSEAIDAAEGVLTSDSEYGKLSEIVMRRAEEFSYNVFKNKVCRFLDELGN
- a CDS encoding glycosyltransferase family A protein, which codes for MSSVVLSIITRNGALKGDVFRLMLLSTLQIPYKAIILIDDSDNDKTLNVVKSFANENNKELLASRSNTHGGRATRAIGRQTAFDLFLRNFIEGMLIQLDDDVILMNGWWSAVTDSLSDERIGLYYGLTYDVNDLNSLSTSNVNIQAVLINALERGRTNDFAIRRDALSAIEGRFGAIPPELHLYEDAWIWRAIQCAGYGIVIGLIGAFQHDPVKLSGLGDINVDIKYLKLASRYGIVQSVNPLNDSLRLLAPLLRLPSMVAKYGLTRGVKETWFRILYRYAKIKGTLTFNCSKLNSRGLKIP
- a CDS encoding glycoside hydrolase, yielding MSEQIKNIKICIIGGGSHTFIASILRDIALTKSIHGITLTLMDIDEHRLARSYMLARKYFDELKVPINLERTTDTKACIEGASFVINLAFAIGYDHWGIQVEAAERHGYYRGIDATEWNMVCCYPSLTGFKQYNVALKIAGIMDEINRDAWLIQVSNPVLETTTLVHRQYPKLKIIGYCHGAPGGVRLLVEKALKLDMRRIEWQAVGLNHVVFLTRFKYNGEDAYHLIDEWIEKKAEEFWASYVPGPWEETLSRAAVDMYRLYGLYPLGDTARSGTWKYHRDLKTKIYWYGPIGGVDSEVGWGIRMLRNQEAEAKLENAAFNPSIKATEAYPPVKSGEQIIDFIDSVVNNVERRMILNIPNNGVLPRLPSDAIVEAPVYVKGEVIRPEAIENVPNKMYSYVWYPRIAVTERALEAYLAGSKELLIEALMFDPRTKSTEQAREVIDEILNLPFNEDMKKHYK
- a CDS encoding alpha/beta hydrolase, which translates into the protein MRIEVIRLRDDRPVTLTSYILDTSPEISWGRRPAIIICPGGGFVRTSDREAEPVASIFLSRGYHAFVLRYSTESMGVSKVYPDVVIELANAVVSIRRNADKWNIDPGRIAIIGFSAGGTVAALYSVNWHRDWLSKLVNAPKDTLKPSAVILAYPVVDFAVMNEVTKNNRNTPAAGVLFKMMSLALGSGKFTEDDLRELSATYHVDENTPPTFIWTTADDDVVPVESIISYVNALARNKVPFEFHVFEKGVHGLSLADKTTASNPQHVNPPVAKWIELALSWLERHIE